In Phlebotomus papatasi isolate M1 chromosome 1, Ppap_2.1, whole genome shotgun sequence, the following proteins share a genomic window:
- the LOC129797937 gene encoding uncharacterized protein LOC129797937 isoform X1 has product MNITPIVIFIYSLSLSQAAADTPINPNELPSACCGYPQFQNPRILSSCRNRFNLAKTVNTEGCAQECFFNATRIWRDDQPIRAAVMTAFTRFVPNQWRNLISWSTNFCLGKYVSIPPQPVNPFSRMLVIGNPNCNEGPYKFIQCVSEQILRYCPAQRFRATKDCIMKRQIIDSSSKMSGNNVQVMG; this is encoded by the exons ATGAATATCACTCCCATCGTGAtctttatttattctttaaGT TTATCTCAGGCAGCAGCTGATACACCTATTAATCCGAATGAA CTACCTTCAGCATGTTGTGGGTATCCTCAGTTCCAAAATCCACGCATCTTGTCGTCATGTCGAAATCGTTTCAATCTTGCCAAAACCGTTAATACTGAGGGC TGTGCTCAGGAGTGCTTCTTCAATGCCACCAGAATTTGGCGCGATGATCAGCCTATAAGAGCAGCAGTTATGACAGCTTTCACAAGATTTGTGCCGAATCAGTGGAGAAATTTGATATCATGGAGTACAAATTTCTGTTTGGGCAAATATGTGTCTATACCACCACAGCCAGTAAATCCATTTTCAAGAATGTTAGTTATTGGTAATCCAAACTGCAATGAAGGCCCATATAAATTTATACAATGTGTTAGTGAGCAAATTCTACGCTACTGTCCTGCCCAAAGATTCCGTGCAA CAAAAGATTGCATAATGAAGCGGCAAATAATTGACAGCAGTTCTAAAATGTCTGGGAACAATGTgcaag TGATGGGATGA
- the LOC129797937 gene encoding uncharacterized protein LOC129797937 isoform X2, translating to MNITPIVIFIYSLSAAADTPINPNELPSACCGYPQFQNPRILSSCRNRFNLAKTVNTEGCAQECFFNATRIWRDDQPIRAAVMTAFTRFVPNQWRNLISWSTNFCLGKYVSIPPQPVNPFSRMLVIGNPNCNEGPYKFIQCVSEQILRYCPAQRFRATKDCIMKRQIIDSSSKMSGNNVQVMG from the exons ATGAATATCACTCCCATCGTGAtctttatttattctttaaGT GCAGCAGCTGATACACCTATTAATCCGAATGAA CTACCTTCAGCATGTTGTGGGTATCCTCAGTTCCAAAATCCACGCATCTTGTCGTCATGTCGAAATCGTTTCAATCTTGCCAAAACCGTTAATACTGAGGGC TGTGCTCAGGAGTGCTTCTTCAATGCCACCAGAATTTGGCGCGATGATCAGCCTATAAGAGCAGCAGTTATGACAGCTTTCACAAGATTTGTGCCGAATCAGTGGAGAAATTTGATATCATGGAGTACAAATTTCTGTTTGGGCAAATATGTGTCTATACCACCACAGCCAGTAAATCCATTTTCAAGAATGTTAGTTATTGGTAATCCAAACTGCAATGAAGGCCCATATAAATTTATACAATGTGTTAGTGAGCAAATTCTACGCTACTGTCCTGCCCAAAGATTCCGTGCAA CAAAAGATTGCATAATGAAGCGGCAAATAATTGACAGCAGTTCTAAAATGTCTGGGAACAATGTgcaag TGATGGGATGA